The sequence AGACTCCCAGAGTTGGGCTAAGAACATGGAGGAAACTTCCCAGTAGCATCCTGAGCATGTAGGTAATGCCCACTCCCTCAGGTCACTGCTGCTCAGGGAATtgctgcagaaagcaacagTGCCTCAGAGcatctcctgtgaagaaaggctgagggacctggggctgttcagcctggagaagactgagagggatcttatcaatgctcataaatatcacagaatcacggaatggcctgggttggaagggaccacaaggatcatgaatctccaatctccctgccacatgcagggccaccaacctccccatttaatactagaccaggctgcccagggtcccatccaacgtggccttgaacacctccagggtcggggaatccacaacctccctgggcaacctgttccagcacctcaccactctctttgtaaagaacttcctcctgacatccaacctaaatcttccctctttcaactTAAAACTGTATCGAAAAGATGGGAGTTAAGTGGCAGTGGATATCTcttctggagatactcaaaacccaTGCAGTTGCTTTTCTGTGCAACCTACAgcaaggaacctgctttagcagggggtcAGAGTAGGTGATCTCCAGAGCTCCTTTCCAACTCGTAtggctctgtgattctgaggACAAGCAACCTCCTGCCACCATCCCTGTTCCTTTTAAATGCTCTGGATTATCCACGTGTTGGTGCACGGACTGGCAGAACAGGCCTTGATTTGGCACGAAAGAAAACAAAGCGGCTTTGCTAACCAGCCTGAAACAGAGAGCGGGAATGCGAGCACCCTGTTTTATAACACCGCATAGCACGGCGCAGCACCGAGGACACCGACACCGACACACCTACCCAGCCGGCCGGGTGCGTGCGCAGTCCTCGTGGGGCcgggaaggggaggaggaggaagaggaaggggagggggaggaagaggaagaggaaggggaagggaggcCGCGCTCCACCCTCCCGGCCGGCCAGGGCAGGTAAGGGCGGCCCGCGGGGCGCTACAGGCGCGGGGCGGGTTGGAGGATGTGTTCCTCCGGAGCCGGGTTCCGCTGAGGTAAATGTGGTTTTGGTGCTTTGTGCCTGAAGGGGCTTGCGGTGACGGCACGAGGGGGAGTGGCTTTAGGCTGAAGGAGGAGATGTTTAGGTCACATTTCAGGGGAAAtcttttcactcagagggcagtgaggctgtgggtgtcccatccctggaggtgctcaaagcgaggttggatggggccctgggcaacccgAGCTTGAGTgtttccagggacagggcatccatcatctctcagggcaacctgtgccagtgcctcaccacccttattgtaaataactttttccttataacCAATCTAAGTCTTccctcttttcatttgaaaccattccctcttgtcctgtcacaacgcactctgctaaagagtctgtccccttctttcttacagtcccCCTTATATACTAAAAGACCACTCTCAGGTcctcctggagccttctcttctccaggctgaacagccccagctctctcagcctgtcctcacagggatGTGTTCCATCCAACAACCCTTGGGTTGTTTCTGTGGCCCTTGTCTGGATgtactccaacagctccatgtctctcctgtactgaggactccacatctggtcgcagtactccaggtgaggcctcaccagcacagagcagaggagcagaggatcactcccttgccctgctggccatgctgctttggatgcagcccaggatacgaTTGGCTTTCTGGACTACAAGGGCATATTGCTGCTCCTGTCCCGCTTCCTATCCACCAGTACCCTCAAGTCCTTTTtgtcagggctgtgctccactCTTACATCCgccagcttgtactgatagcagGAATTGCCACAGCCCAGGTGCAAAAGATGTTGTACTTGGATTTATTGAACCTCAGGAGATTTTCCTGAGCCCAGTGCTTGAGGTGTCTCTGGATGACATCCTGTCCCTCAGTGTGTTGACCACACCATACAGCTTcgtatcatctgcaaacttactgagggtgcactcttTATACTGAAGTTTTTGCATCTGTTAAAAAAACAGATCTGAAGTCTGTAACAAAATGAGAGGAATGGTCAGGTGCTGCTTGTTTTCCATTCCTTGTATTGCAGAAAAGCCTTAccactgcctttattttttgccttttttttctgcaaacttTTGTCAGTACCTGAGAAAAAAGTCTCATGGTCGTGATTTTTACCAGATGGTCTGGTGGAATGTCTACCATAAACTGCACTTTCCAAACAATTCATGCTGCATAGGTGTATAGCTGTATGTAAGAAATCTTGCTAGTTTTGACAACTGCAAAAAAAGCTCAGTTCATTATAATTATGCCATCCTAAATTTAATGTTtgtgtaaaactgaaaaaggcaataaatacttaaaatgcCTGATAAAATAGGTTTGTAATTAAGGTATTGTTTCAACTTTGGGGCATGGCTGAACGTGGAATTCAGGTTTAGAGACAGCAAGCCCTTTTTGCTTTTAGGTTATAGAAATAACGCTGGTGCTTTGTCCATATAAAATCAACTAACCATCTGGATTACTTGCATGAAATGATCATTGGAAAACTTGCCTGAGAAACACACACAATTTGGGGTTAGCTTAATGAGAAGCAAGTTGCATGTATCCTAGGAAGAGTTTTCAATGCTGGCATAAAACATACTGTCAAGTATGGTAATGTTTGCTTTGTCCCATACCATGGTGAATATTGTGCATGGTAATCTTGTACTGTATGGTTAAAGTTTATGAAACTTGGCAGATGTTGGGGTGGCTGTTGATGGGCATTGCCTGGATCACCACTTCATTCACTGGGTAACTGAGACAGATCTGAAGCAACATGGCTTAAATAAAATGCTTCCCAAAGGTGCTGAAAGAAGTCCCAGTGTTGTGtatttcatgaaaaacaaaacaaaaccctgcaCTGAAAGTACACAGGTTTAAAAGTGAAACATGTCTTTTTATTTGACAACGCTTTCTCCCTTTTAACCACTGGCTCATCTCTGCACAGCTGTGTCACAGTAGATACTCACGAGGAGAAATGAGCTGGAAGTTTTGGAGTCTCTAAAAGGATTCAGGCTCAAATATTAAGATACTGAAGATAATGTCAACTCTATACATTTTCTTTCGTTGTAAGATTTTCTCTCTGGATTAAAGCCCTCTTTGTTACTGGAAAGCTCCTGTTGGTTGCTTGTTTTGTAGAGTAACACTGCATCTTTTCCAAAGAGTGGTTTTAAGGCTTGGGGTTTACTGAACCAGAATTGGTCTTTTTGATAATGCTAACTCGAAGAGTCTGACAGTTGGAGGTAActtgttttcttattcttcctGTTCCTCAGAATGACTTCCTTTTGTGTGATGAAACTTTTATGTCAAACAACCAGAAGTGAGACTAGATATGCAAAAAGATTCTGTGGTACTCTCCTGTCACAGACAACACAAAAGGGAGTTTTCCCTCCATTCTGGATGGCGGTGCCCCATCCTAGAAAGACAAATGTGCTTGTATTTGCTCAGCCATTTTGTACAGCTGAAAAATCTCGCAAAGatccaaaaaagaaagcagcgTTTGGAAGCGTTGGGCGAAGAATTCCGTATCGGATTTTGCACGTAATCAACCAGGATGGAGAGAGCTTAGGAGATATGCACCGAGCAGAGGCACTCAGACTGATGGATGAACATAACCTGAAACTGGTTCTGCTTCGTGAGAACGCAGAACCTCCTGTGTACAGACTGATGACTGGGCAACAGATTcatgaggagaagctgaagcgtgcagagaaagaaaaagcaagtctCAAAACAGGTACATGCATTGTTAATGTTACAACACTGAGCACTTTGAAAAATGCTGTATTAAAAGTGGTTTCAGCGGATTAAATCCTC is a genomic window of Meleagris gallopavo isolate NT-WF06-2002-E0010 breed Aviagen turkey brand Nicholas breeding stock chromosome 1, Turkey_5.1, whole genome shotgun sequence containing:
- the MTIF3 gene encoding translation initiation factor IF-3, mitochondrial; the encoded protein is MTSFCVMKLLCQTTRSETRYAKRFCGTLLSQTTQKGVFPPFWMAVPHPRKTNVLVFAQPFCTAEKSRKDPKKKAAFGSVGRRIPYRILHVINQDGESLGDMHRAEALRLMDEHNLKLVLLRENAEPPVYRLMTGQQIHEEKLKRAEKEKASLKTVLVQKELSFSSAIAKNDLETKTKQITHWIEKKYHVKVTIRQGRDSNTDMFMLFDQILEAMSDKATYLSKPKAIKEGTSMCILRHMSDKELKAYQKMEKQKNSMVKKDENEEPKSSELH